From Pseudomonas sp. FP2335, the proteins below share one genomic window:
- a CDS encoding SRPBCC family protein, with translation MKPLQPDTLIRNPDSAPQVASVVVACEATRLWGLVGQFAGFDKFIPALSHITMTGEGIGALRTKFFRDGHCVVEQLNSRDDDAMYMTWTALYNTLGIARLWASMRVETLGERCARATWTIVAEPVDAAQAGFEQFVQTFADSALENVRRMLD, from the coding sequence ATGAAACCGCTGCAACCCGATACATTGATCCGCAACCCCGACAGCGCACCGCAGGTAGCCTCGGTGGTAGTCGCCTGCGAAGCCACCCGGCTGTGGGGCTTGGTAGGTCAGTTCGCAGGCTTCGATAAGTTCATTCCTGCCCTCTCGCACATTACGATGACCGGAGAGGGCATCGGCGCATTGCGTACGAAATTTTTCCGCGATGGGCACTGCGTCGTCGAGCAACTCAACAGCCGTGACGACGACGCCATGTACATGACCTGGACCGCCCTCTACAACACGTTGGGAATCGCCAGGCTGTGGGCGTCAATGCGTGTGGAAACACTGGGCGAGCGATGTGCCAGGGCGACCTGGACCATTGTTGCCGAGCCGGTAGATGCGGCGCAGGCGGGGTTTGAGCAGTTTGTGCAGACGTTTGCCGACAGCGCCCTGGAGAACGTACGGCGGATGCTCGACTGA
- a CDS encoding amino acid adenylation domain-containing protein, with protein sequence MRRLMIGWVGVSKALEAVRQWVEQYGHGPGHELADLVIEDGSQPLPTHLAHAPRLSLRLGVGPLNESGLPALQLRSYDREQRLLATQDVPEEPSGNGQRLHRQATDTLAQWVALHVSGLARDPGYLAQPTCANRWPEQGLQGLDALAFMHRFNRTADPTLRQAAQVPMIERLQVSLRTFAGRPALNIAGEVLTYRQLHRQALAIQQQLRPLLADLEVPAVVGVCLEKSAALYGSLLALLGCGAVYLPLAPEHPPQRQQALLESAGAKVLLDDGRHPLRGQFVALDVSRAGDAGIDTTQSLLLQRPNLDAPCMVLFTSGTSGRPKGVLLSQGNLAHFTTWFTTRMALGEESRVLQFASLGFDASLMDIFPSLIAGAQLIVPNEAQRLDPHQLVALIREQRVSHGFLPPAVLSLLPPDLPLGLQHLLTGGEVCEPHVIERLAGQCQLHNLYGPTEATVLVTHRRLQAGDSNCNVGCPIANSQVLILDDDLQPVDEQVMGELYIVGPGVSLGYVDAAQSSDNPFVTLALPDGQAVRAYRSGDLAQWTADGIVLGGRRDGQVKIRGFRVEPQEVEQCLRDSRLYRQVAVVVDAEQRIRGVVARPEPGATLCALKQHARQWLPDYLQPDVWTQLPSLPYASNGKVDRQALLGLPVQATSIGSDQPAQTPLQTQLADLWSELLQVPVAQLSIDDSFFNLGGHSILLSTLLLRIRERFGRSLALNRFFEVPTIRTLALLMADDVLPCAPSGQAVRDAQRSVSVRMLAEDRAGDCRKVIVTGANSFIGVHIVEALLAGGATQVACLVRELPGHSALQRFNQALCEYRLEHLDLSRVRVYPADISQPRLGLDDAVYNELARGFGALVHNAAQVNHVLDYGALAGDNVEPVLECLRLCETGSKKVCNFISTLSACSAMDAAGHILEAPAASSLPLYIKNGYNLSKWVAERLIGRAVAQGAWVNIHRPGNISFNSRNGVCQPQKNRLMLMLKGSLQLGLLPRLAVNYDLMPVDFFARFLAFHCGRFECGRNVFNLHNPQPLSWDHYLDAFSLAGFRFERVSVACWQHALHTVSADNALFGVLGFYLEGLGEDIGDTSMIHHDNARRGVQAMHAQYPEKSPALLRKGCDYLKAIGFL encoded by the coding sequence ATGAGACGCCTGATGATTGGCTGGGTCGGTGTCAGCAAAGCGCTGGAGGCCGTGAGGCAATGGGTCGAGCAGTACGGTCATGGGCCTGGGCATGAGTTGGCCGATCTGGTGATCGAAGACGGCAGCCAACCGCTGCCGACACACCTGGCGCACGCGCCGCGGCTAAGCCTGCGCCTGGGCGTTGGCCCGCTGAACGAATCCGGCCTGCCCGCCCTGCAACTGCGCAGCTATGACCGTGAACAGCGGTTGCTGGCGACCCAGGACGTGCCCGAAGAGCCCAGTGGTAACGGCCAGCGCTTGCATCGACAGGCGACGGACACGCTGGCGCAATGGGTTGCCCTGCACGTCAGCGGTCTTGCCCGCGACCCTGGGTACCTTGCCCAGCCAACCTGCGCCAACCGTTGGCCGGAACAGGGCTTGCAAGGCCTGGACGCGCTGGCATTCATGCACAGGTTCAATCGCACCGCTGACCCAACGCTGCGGCAAGCCGCCCAGGTGCCGATGATCGAACGGTTGCAGGTCAGCCTGCGGACCTTCGCCGGGCGGCCGGCCCTGAATATCGCGGGCGAGGTGCTGACTTATCGGCAATTGCACCGTCAGGCATTGGCGATCCAGCAGCAGTTGAGGCCACTGCTGGCCGATCTCGAAGTACCGGCAGTGGTCGGCGTGTGCCTGGAGAAATCCGCAGCGCTCTATGGGAGCCTGCTTGCGCTGCTGGGCTGTGGCGCAGTGTACCTGCCGCTGGCACCGGAGCATCCGCCACAGCGCCAGCAGGCCCTGCTGGAAAGCGCTGGGGCCAAGGTGTTGCTCGACGACGGCCGACACCCGCTGCGCGGGCAATTCGTTGCGCTGGATGTGAGCCGCGCCGGCGACGCGGGCATCGACACCACGCAATCGTTGCTGCTGCAGCGCCCCAACCTGGATGCGCCCTGCATGGTGCTGTTCACCTCAGGCACCAGCGGCCGCCCCAAGGGCGTATTGCTCAGCCAAGGCAACCTCGCACATTTCACAACATGGTTCACCACTCGCATGGCACTGGGTGAAGAGAGCCGCGTGCTGCAGTTCGCCTCACTGGGGTTCGACGCTTCGCTGATGGATATTTTCCCCAGCCTGATCGCCGGCGCGCAGTTGATCGTGCCCAACGAGGCGCAACGGCTGGATCCCCATCAGTTGGTCGCACTGATCCGCGAGCAACGCGTCAGCCATGGGTTCCTACCGCCGGCGGTGCTCAGCCTCCTGCCGCCCGATCTGCCCCTGGGCCTGCAACACCTGCTGACCGGCGGTGAAGTCTGCGAGCCCCACGTGATCGAGCGGTTGGCTGGCCAGTGCCAATTGCACAACCTCTACGGCCCCACCGAAGCCACGGTGCTGGTCACCCATCGGCGGCTGCAAGCGGGGGACAGCAATTGCAACGTGGGCTGTCCCATTGCCAACAGCCAGGTACTGATCCTCGACGACGACCTGCAACCGGTGGACGAACAGGTGATGGGCGAGTTGTACATCGTCGGTCCTGGGGTAAGCCTGGGGTATGTGGATGCCGCGCAATCGAGCGATAACCCTTTCGTGACCCTGGCGCTGCCCGACGGCCAGGCTGTGCGGGCGTATCGCAGTGGAGACCTGGCGCAGTGGACCGCTGACGGTATCGTCCTCGGTGGCCGACGCGACGGGCAGGTGAAGATCCGCGGCTTCCGGGTCGAACCGCAGGAGGTGGAGCAATGCCTGCGCGACAGCCGGTTGTACCGCCAGGTGGCGGTGGTGGTGGATGCCGAGCAGAGAATCCGTGGCGTTGTCGCCCGGCCGGAACCCGGTGCCACACTGTGCGCACTCAAACAGCACGCACGGCAGTGGCTGCCGGATTATCTGCAACCGGACGTGTGGACGCAGTTGCCAAGCCTGCCGTACGCCAGCAACGGTAAGGTCGACCGCCAGGCGTTACTGGGCTTGCCGGTTCAAGCCACGTCGATCGGCTCGGACCAACCCGCGCAAACACCTCTACAAACGCAGCTGGCAGATCTGTGGAGCGAACTGTTGCAAGTGCCCGTGGCGCAGTTGTCGATCGACGACAGCTTCTTCAACCTCGGCGGCCATTCGATTCTGCTCTCGACGTTGTTGCTGCGCATCCGCGAGCGGTTTGGGCGCAGCCTGGCATTGAACCGTTTCTTCGAAGTGCCGACGATTCGCACGCTCGCGTTGCTGATGGCAGATGACGTGTTGCCCTGCGCACCGTCCGGCCAGGCCGTGCGCGATGCGCAACGGAGTGTGTCGGTGCGGATGCTGGCCGAGGACCGTGCGGGCGACTGCCGCAAGGTCATCGTTACGGGCGCCAACAGTTTTATCGGCGTGCATATCGTCGAGGCGTTGCTGGCCGGTGGTGCCACGCAGGTGGCGTGCCTGGTGCGCGAACTGCCGGGGCATTCGGCCCTGCAACGCTTCAACCAGGCCCTTTGCGAATACCGCTTGGAACACCTCGACCTGAGCCGGGTGCGGGTATACCCCGCCGACATCAGCCAGCCGCGATTAGGCCTGGACGACGCGGTGTACAACGAGCTCGCCAGGGGCTTTGGTGCACTGGTACACAACGCCGCGCAGGTCAACCATGTGCTGGACTACGGCGCACTGGCCGGGGATAACGTCGAACCCGTGCTGGAATGCCTGCGCCTGTGTGAAACCGGGAGCAAGAAGGTGTGCAATTTCATCTCGACGCTGTCGGCATGCAGCGCTATGGACGCCGCAGGACACATCCTCGAAGCGCCCGCCGCGAGCAGCCTGCCGCTGTACATCAAGAACGGTTACAACCTGTCCAAATGGGTTGCCGAGCGCCTGATCGGCCGCGCGGTGGCGCAAGGCGCCTGGGTGAATATTCATCGCCCGGGAAACATCAGTTTCAACAGTCGCAACGGGGTGTGCCAACCCCAGAAGAACCGCCTGATGTTGATGCTCAAGGGCTCGCTGCAATTGGGTTTGCTGCCGCGCCTGGCGGTGAACTACGACTTGATGCCGGTGGATTTTTTCGCGCGTTTTCTCGCGTTCCACTGCGGCCGATTTGAGTGCGGGCGAAACGTGTTCAACCTGCATAACCCGCAGCCCCTGAGCTGGGACCACTATCTCGATGCCTTCAGCCTCGCCGGCTTCCGGTTCGAGCGTGTCAGCGTGGCCTGCTGGCAGCACGCGCTGCACACCGTCAGCGCCGACAACGCGTTGTTCGGTGTGTTGGGTTTTTACCTGGAAGGCCTGGGGGAAGACATCGGCGACACCTCGATGATCCATCACGACAACGCGCGGCGGGGGGTGCAGGCCATGCACGCGCAGTACCCCGAAAAAAGCCCGGCGTTGTTGCGCAAGGGTTGCGACTACCTCAAGGCCATCGGCTTTCTCTGA